The DNA region cacaaaaaaatattgtagcttttgaaatgtatgaaaaaatcccgatcatttcatacctaaattgtaaaaaaccaacattttgaatgctttttcgaaaatacgtagttttgagataaatttgttatttaaaaaaaagaattaggatttttgaaatgcatgaaaattttattgaaatttggagtcccgagctataattatttttgtaatcgagctcgtacttgtggaaaacgcattctgacctgaaatccttttctctttgtcgcacttacattaattttcagggagtgacaagatagcacgacacgattgaaacttctttcatatgaaatgtgacaaaaatgcacggagtttgtttcggtttttattaaatatctcaggttttaaattgaattttggagatctgtggAGGTCAAAAgcttcttaactcaatttgttcCAAAATGCATGAGCAAGCACGACTGTGACGAAATTTAACTGAGAATGTGGCATTACAACGGTCTGGTTTATTTTTTAGAGATAGTTATTACACATTCTTCcttacataaaagatgtacccattcccagatgtaatcagggttgccaggttgtcAGATAAacctgggaatgccagattttcaagTGCCTTCCAGAATAAAGATTTATCGTTCTCTGTGCCAgttattgacagattttgacagattttttacTTCTTGCAAATTTAGaagaactttttaattaaaatgaacaaatttaattgaaaatcgaaaagtgaattaaacaattttgaggcCAAACAAAGtttattgaaagaaaatttgaGGGTTACAATATTTGTAAAGTCATCAATCGAGAACATaaaaggcaatgctgtagagtgaactatttgaatttgattttttgagttgaATATTTCTCAACGGGTGGTATCACGTGAGCCCTAAATATATTCCCCAATTTTCGAAACCCTGCCTTAAAGTGTCAGcctccagaaaaaaaatcctcgacGAATCCTCTTATCTGATGTCATGTCACTGACAACGCTTGTGTGCTAGGGCGTTTGCACAACGGCGATGGCCTCCCCCGTCACTGTTGTCGTTGTGTAGCTACCAGAAGATTAAGTTTTCATCAAGGCAGCACCACGAAGCGAACTCGACTCACTTGTTTGCATGGACTCACGTGTGGCACTGACTCGTGCGACCAGCTGAGGAGggagcaaaaaataatatttcgttATGCTGAGCTTCTTGGGGGCCGTAAATATGATTAGGAAGTTCCGGCGAACCGCCGGAAAGATGTGCAAACTTTTGCATCCTTGAAGCAGGGACGGgttgtttggaaaaaataagaaatgttgcATCACAGTTTGACGACTCTCCAACTTATCTTTgatatattttacaaaatttacttgtTCGAGACATGATATATTCCATGCATTTCACTGCAAgtttaagaaaacattgtttacAGTTTTCCTGCAGAAGCATACATCCTAAAATCTCCATGCTAAGCACAAATCCTCCCATGATAAAACCAATGGCTAGTGCAATCCATGCCAGTATAACGTCATCCTGATTTAGAGCTAGCCATCTTTGGTGAACAATATTGCTGGAACTGAGTTGAGGATTTCGCCGTGAGTTAAAGTATTCACTTCTCCAGTGTGCAAACATTCCAGCCTCTTCAAAGGCACCAAGTGATTGACGAAAATGTTCGTATAATGGCATCCGATATGCGGTATAATAGCCGATGACGCCACTTCCCAGAGTTTCTTGCAGCAAACAGTAACCCTTTTGGCGGCGATAGTAGTCCAGATACGGAACATGCGCCATGTAGTGCATCCAGTTGACGTCGATGTTGTACGCACTGACACCATCCAAGTCCTGATAATCGATGGTTCCGTTGATGACCAAATCCCCGATTTGGGGATTTTCAGCCAAGTATGGATTGAATCTGCTGTCAATTTTAACATTGATTCTCAGCTCAACTAGATCGTTCAGCGTTTTGGGAGTTTTTGATAAAGGTTTGGCGGTCATCAATGaagtaattttaatttcataagAGTTCAAAAGGAAGACAAACACAACAACTAAAATTTGAAGAACGATTCTCTCGAAAATACCAGTTCGGTGcaagctgatttgttcgaaaccACAAACCACCAAAAGCATGGGATTGTTTTTAAACAATGATGGCTTCAGCAAGCTAATGATCTCAACCGTGAACAGAACTCCTAGTATTAAAGCCCAAACCGAACGGGAGTACGGCATGAAAAATACCTCCAAAATCGGAAGAGTCCTGCCCTTCGGTACAATCAGCTGGTCAATTACCGGAACGTTGGAGAAAATTGTGCGACTACTTGCTCGATTGTACCCATTGAGCACGACCGAATCGATGGAAATGTCAACAAAACCCGATGTAATATGCCTGGTGTAGCACTCGTCAAATAGTTTTGCAGAGATCGGGCAGGGATTCTTCAGCGGTTGAGCACGTCCTTGAAGAAGCTCGGCCGTTTCCGTAACCCAACGAACGACAGGGTCAAACTGCATTGACCTCATCACGCCTTTATGATGCCTCCAGGTGTAGGTTACGTTTCGACCTTCCAAATTACGAGCAGAATCGCCAAACAGCTCGTTCGGATCAGAGTAATGCGACGAAACCTTCGCAAATTTCCCATCAATGTCCGTCCAAATCACCAAGACCTTCCTAATATCCAGATAAACAACCTTGTTGAACTTCAACAACTTACTCAAAATCCAACTGGTGATCTCAAAGTTCCGTCGAAACCTGTAGTCAACCAGCACCAACACCTTAGTGTTCTGCTGAAAGCGTTGCAGTGCGTAGAACATCGGTTCCTCGTCCCTCCAGTGAGTCTGCCCAACGTGGAGCACAATCAAACTGGGAACATCCGTAAACGTTTCACTGTTCGTCACGAACCACTTGTATTGCTCAGCCGTGGAAAAAGTACTGTTGATGAGCAACTTCGAAACATAATCTAATCCAGGAGATGTCAGCAGTTGATTCATAATCCCGTTGAATGAATACTTTGACGACAAATCACAGAACACGTACGTTCGAGTATCAGGTTCAAACTTTGTCAAGTGTTCGATCACGGAATGCATATATTTGATCAGCTCGTAGGAGCTTGAAGACGCAACTGCAATGCAGCAAAACAGAAGTGCAACCCTTATTGAGAACATTCGGGCGGGCGTGTGGGTGACTCTGCAAAGCAAATGAAAGCGTACGGAAAATTCCACCGATGATAACCATCGCGAATGGCATcaacaaaatgaaaatgatGACAGAGTAGCACATAAATCCACATGTCTTATCACTTAGAACatgaaataaagtaaaataccGTCAGtgagggtgacattgggtctgctATCTTATTAATGAAACTCAATTCTGTTTGAAGGGTAGGTTTGGGAAGATCATACTGAAATTTTGCTGACATCTCAGAAAATCAACCTTTTTTaataacactgacctacaaaaattgacaaaaatgactgcgctgGCTCAAATCGAACTTCAGgctccccagaaacacgtgcacttttaatttttaaaaaatatttagactttATTTAGAATTAGGGTGGTTTATCGCTACTGCAAGCAAGAAAaagttgcatgcaatatgtTGGAGCAGCGAGCAGAACTAATTCTTTGAagcatacaaatatttttttgttattcagaAATAACAAGAGGTGTACCGTTCTTTTCAACCATATTcatccccactgacggtactaaaTTAAATGACTCCATAAAAaggttttaaatcaaattactcAAAGTACAGCCCGTATGATCAAACccaattagagcgtccaatttcccggggttactaatttcccgggaaacgggaaattttcagccaatttcccgagaaatcccgggaattcccgggaaattttaaatttatcgaaaatttttatgatcttggttttaattaatattatgcaacaaaatagtataggacatcaacattaatggttttaATAATTGTTAAGATCATTTAGCAGCTTGACTGCACGTAAAAAATCCTTCgtctacaagaaaatgtatttaggtattttttgatgagaaataatttttatcaaaGCTGTGAGTAAAATTAATCCATAATCCACAATCATAAATTTGCATAATCCACAATCATAACatacagaaattatgtttttcataacaaatactggtttcagcccttcaacaaatggtaaagcttttagtgtttgttttactccatacaacccaatgttttcaaatatttgaagcgagctttgaatatatttttgcattttttgagaacaaacagaagaaagtaatttttcaatgttttttttttttttgtattattatgcaacctgattaaaattataagataaattaacatcattccataaaaagtcttctatttttcacatttaaccctctaacacctgtagttgcaccagtgctccatgattcttttacttcaaattgtagtTTCTTTAGTAcaaggtattcaaccaattgaattaattctttttgcactaattcgattttcatctcatttgatcatggtaaacaaaaacgtaaaaaaatctcaattttaatttggaggtaaggagttaaaatggttttgatgaaataaaatcaatctattaaaaaattacctaattgtaataatgtaatactcattaagcaatatctattcccagttgctttaaaaattaatattatcagaaattattctgatatcataatttctgataatcagattaattatatataaaccaaacaatacatttaattgaccaaaatcatgttcagtgtgttcatttattattttttcagagcattttcaaaaagtagTTCCAAAAGTTTAAGAAAAAGTTAACTTCctcttgaatttcgggaattcccgggaaatttaaaaatttcccgggaaacgggaaatattttttttcgggaaatcccgggaattcccgggaatttttttcccgggacgggaaattggacgctctaaaccCAATAAGTTCAGTTCGAATTGTTCCGTGTTTTTACCGGATGTTGCGTTTAAAACGGAATTCGTATGCGATTAAAATCGAATTCGTGACCTGACTGGGCTAAGCATTCGgacaacatgttttttttcagaaggacAAGATTTCTATGTAATTGGCATTTTAATCCTAAAATATAGCCGTTAACTTTTTCACCAAGTCAAgatgttttcgatttttctttttaaagacagttctctacaaaatcggctaaaaattgtaaattttaaaggaattttctgatcgatttggtgtctttggcaaagctCTACGTAATGATGGGAAATATTCAGGTAAAACAGTTTATGAAAGTACGATGattttaccgattttttaaagtaacttttttctcattttttaacttttgagaactatggacaaaaattttgaacgaatgatatttttttggaaaaaatgggttttaaaaaaaattaagtaaacttttttttactttagttTTTGATgtcaatcaaatttgcaatcgataagtccgatttagaaatttagaaatttcctgctaatatttaattttaaactgcaaaaatcccgttttttaagtattggctttagaaaatgtggaaatgtttggatgaaacataaaaacaaaaattttcttgtttctttttgctTAATTTAATGTATTTAGCAACAAAAGGTCCAGTCTTCAATATCTCTGAGGAAATTTTAttgatcttttttttgcatttttagaaaaaaatattttcagtaatttcaggaatatttaaaaaaaatcgaaaatcgggaatttttcggTTAAAATTgccgaagttgactttatagctgtcggccaccattgctagtaccaaccactagtgtcttccttttaactaaaagggcttcgccgccctgggctcttaAGTgattgagtacggcacggagcgacggcgtcggatacccatatttgcacttagaatttttgatcgccgcgggattcgaaaccagcaacctctggattgtgagtccagtgcgcggtccgattgatccacacgggcgggacaacttatcaaaaaatctgtaaaatacttctcgattgcaaatttgattgaatatcaaaaacttaagtcaaaaaaatacattgacaaaaatttctattaaaaacacatttaaacaaaaactaaaaattaaaaaaaacggattttggtaaatagatttttgaaaagaagtttataaaaaaaataatccacgtgcctatttttgccttcctcacctcactgaggcaaggctataaaatcactcgaaaaatgaacttcttaaatacacctcctagatataccttcacgtatacctatcgactcagaatcaaattctgaacaaatgtctgtggggatgtgtgtagacatgtttttttttccacacgattatctcagaactggctgaaccgattttggccggatctgccttattctgttcgttttggggtcccctaagaccctattaaattttattctgtttagtgaagtacttttaaagttatgccatgaacaagtttttttgtagctacaaaaaagggtgatttttgcataacctcaaaggccgggtctttttgattacgcgcgagagtcgcgcagcatgcgtctcgcccggttgccacattgcttaaacagtgtctgcgtctcttctggaaaaagtctgtattaattatgttgctgaatacatcattttgtctcgacaaagatttacacgaactttttattgaaatatacaactcatgagacattgtttactagggggacagcatgcaattccatcgtgcacctaatgttggcatatcagcatttttaaattcaattacagccccccattttctcatttattttggagagttggtataaaaagaattgaaaattgttgttcttataaaaacaataattataaaaaaatgaatgaaaaaaataaaataaaaaaaaactcttaaattaatttgtaaatacaacctaaaatacaacatgaatgtgaggaaggcaccaaccaccttaaggtggattaagtaacgttttttctgaatagtccatATCAACCTACAACTTCTCCGAacaaaccaaatcgatcagaaaattccttcaaaagttacagattttccaatatttgcgtactatttttgtatggacagtagggtgcccagaatatgggacttttttttcaaaacctcgctccacaaacTGAATATtattccttgagctattttaggactctgtgcCAAATATGAACAAAATCGGTTAACATTTACCCAGTGACACTCAAAGGTGTAACTTGTAagggaaaattcgaaaaaacccAAGAAACCGCGaggcactaaatagcggcatcaaatcagcattatattggcatttaataccagcaaataatgcttcaaaacgttaaatcagcacttttcccttgggaaatatttcaagtggcgcacagtgatgccgatttaatgcctcaccgaaagctcgaacaaaaaaaactgctttatcgacgtaatggctgggggaaaaaaatgacaactagctgctccacacacttggtggtggtggtgggcctcctttgttttttttctcctgttgcgtttcatgtgtgagtgtgacactttgatgttattcttgcattATTCTCGTCGATCTTcaggatgcgcgccagccaactgatgtattctgaaatgagtgtttgttttgaaagttttaatcgatgtggttgatgcatcgaacattaattaagactttctttctgctgtttcgagTTTCTGGTTCATGAGAAAAACCCGTTGTCATTTTGTTGGACGTCAATTATTGACGagtcactcagcaaattgcggccatccagtcaagtacagtacaatcaattacggaaggcttggggttaatagggacaagtaatggctaacggctaacgtaaactgtttttccgaggagtgcttggtccacggttggcaaaatttcacaaagtgtatcagacttccggaaagcagctatttgcttgcgagaaaagtcttcaatttaccagagaactttttataatgtcctttgtgctatgggcatatgttttgaaaaatttggcttaattacaggctgcagttttccacaaaaaaaataaacaaaaaaaaacttcagtcagcgggaattgaacccagttcacgcaaaaatTAAACTGTTGCACACTGGGGAAaatgcgccttagcccgcacgcttattggaacggtataacgggagaaggataaaagtcaataagagcgtgcctggctgaaatgtttcccgtatggatgggttactttgttgataaacatcaaatgctttgaagcacattttcaaggtcgtaaatggtgatttaatgccagttgtagTGCTGCAAAGTCTTGGTACTTTGAGGCActcgcaaagcttatttactacttcaaaacattcgagtgctgatttagtactgaataaatacttcaatttagtgcttgtggttacttgggaatgtatggaaaaacgcaattttctaaCGGCTTggtcaccaactttaggctcgggtatcaatgggttaatgtcaaccaatttcgctcaaaatttacacagatgcataaaataactcaaagaaccgttttccgcttgtagagcagtgtttcattttttctgggTACCCTAGCTGTAACATTGTAAagagccttgtatgggtgaaacCAAAGGAGCAATTCCCCACCACCGgaattggattttatttgtatttttttatttggctcaaacttttttgaggtcctttcctatgaccatacaagtctccatacaattttggcagctgttgtaggtattgttgaggacaattgagaataaaataggtacacttgggtggtccaaattcggacttttttggggctaccccctgaaatcaaagattgatccATCACTAGGcttaattccaaatttgagctcattctgaccacgggaacccctccctccaatcactttaagtttgtatgggaaatattgtcaaaatgtatggagaaaagcaactgttttacttttttacctgtggaaggcgccatggttatccgattcttaccatttcttaaatgtagaaccttcattaaatttagaatgaCTTTCCCgtagacaccatatttttaggattttttcccgcgaagttattagcgcccaaaactgaccatttttgagcggccagctgtaaggggctacctaacaacgatgtttatttccaattcgtacacgcacgtgctctctctcaggttcaacctctctcacgagcttgcttgtctgcctgcctgcctgtttgtcTACAAGctcgcgcgctgtttctctgcttggacttttgtcgtcgtcgtcgttttcgtttgccgtTCGTTGCGCTGagttcctggcatgtttattattattttcaactaaaatagcaggtttgatttaagatataaaattaaatgtataaTGTGATCAAAAATAGATGTCATATTATCAGAGCGTGtgagagaaaataaaaaatttcgatgaattagttcatcctTGGTCATCTGTTATtattgagtaaattttcaaataggGGTATTgtaatagaattaaaaaaaaatacaggtaaactgacaaaaagttaagaaaagttgcaatatttgttgtAGGTAGTCGAGGAACACAGAATGAAATTTCCAGACAGCacaaaaagtaataattttatagagtatgaatgaaaatttgcagcaataattgtaaaatagacttgatttgtaataaagtatatttttgttaaagcaaactacctaaagtaacataatttttattacctgaagattttttttaataattaaattattatcatGATTATTTAGCATAAACGAACAACTGCTtgtaataattgaaaaaaaaaaacaaacaaaccctgttaaCCTGgcatttgctgtaatttttttaatgagcctaagctgtcttttctttaaattatttttttccgtgcattttgacattatttaagaatttatatgctaaatatatctcaaaacaaacaacagtccaagcagagaaacagtgCGCGAGCTTGTaggcaaacaggcaggcagacaggcgagcaagctcgtgagagagtttgaacctgagtgagagcacgtgcgtgtacgaattggaaataaacatcgttgttaggtagccccttacagctggccgcgcaaaaatggtcagttttgggcgctaataacttcgcgggaaaaaatcctaaaaatatggtgtcttcggtaaagttgttctaaatttaatgaaagttctacatttgagaaatggtaagaatcggataactatggcgccttctacaggtaaaaaagtaaaacagttgcttttctccatacattttgacgataattcccatacaaacttaaaGCGATTGGAGTGAGGGGTTCCCgcggtcagaatgagctcaaatttggaatttagcctagtgatgggtcaatctttgatttcagggggtagccccaaaaagtccggatttggaccaccctaggtACGCGGAATAAtaaatttgccgattttttaattaactttttttacaaactttataatttcgagattttttatatgtttttggggacaaaaaaccacaacttttgagccattcattttgttttaaatcaagactgccATTTCATCAAGACGGTCAAACATTCAGtaatgcgcccttttgaaatgttagtcttaatttaaaaaaaatgaaaatattgttttcgaatagatcggaaaatttcacgaatgcttcatattttaacattaaaaatcggaccaatagttgtTTAGACATCGGCATTAGACAATGGTGGGTTGTtagggtgagactaagaaaacatcaattttccagtttctttatttttaaagccgctgtatctcagcaaccagatgtccaatcttcaatgtctttggacaatataataacaaattttctgaatttttcagaaattgagAAATCcaaaaatggtcactcatggtcacaattttgaaaaatcaaaaactgtgaatgttttgttaaaattcaaCTTTCGTTGTCTTTATccagaaaacggagccctttatcatgTTTTCTttaaagaacttttcgattgtatattaagttttacataaaaaattagatgttttttttttgaatgttcattCGATTATAtccaaaaatctatatttttttcaaaaattcaaaactcggcaGAATATTTTGACCAtaattctctatggctcaaaagttgcggggttttgtcccctaaaacatatcaaatatttcgaaaataaaaaaataagtatgttgggaaattgagtttttgtgaaaaaaaaagttaattaaaacacgaaattttatttttccgtgtacctattttttctcaatggtcctccacaatacctacaactttgccgaaaattcaaaattgaactgaacattcactcaaaagttttaACTGTTTTGAATATTCACATACCATTTATGTATGGATAGCTGCAAAAATGAATGGAGTCTTTAGTCATAGAGAAgaaccccacaaagtttgatctatTTAGCATTTGGCATTTAGCaattggaggacgccccaccaccgctCACCAAGTagccatggcctagtggttagcatttttgctttccAATCCAACGGACGGGGTTTGAACCCCGCCTCGTTCatattcagcatttcaagttattctatgtccttaactttctcgatggaagcagatgggaatcgaacccagaaccattcgcttacaaagcgaacaccgtaaccattcagctACAGGTGCTcctccccacaaagtttaatccaaaatataaaataaaaatcaatttccggttttggtggagaattgctcaaaatatcagcaattccatatgaaagttaaagaaaaaaagtgcATCGATTTAGCTCAAAATTGGAGAGgggccaaaataattaaacccgtattgttttgtttggccattagggttacCTCACCATgtaagggtggtccaaaaataacaatatttatcaattttcgcaaaaaccacatttttttaaaaatcacggCTTTGCATTAACTTTACCAATTTCAACTGTCTTGGATGTAAGTTAAAGGTGATCAAGGCTTAGTATTGACGCTTTTGGATATggtgtaacacacagctgaaatgaAATCCAATACTGtgatatgttttattttttcaaatgatttcatTGTTACCGTCATCagtggtgacattgggtctgggggtgagattgggtcatacaaatttcagaaattttgtatgatccaatcccaccctccagacccaatgtcacccctgatgacggtatttgaTTATTCACagataaaaccgaattgaatattgaaattgagttaaatttacgaaaaaatagtAGTTCTAAGTGCTACTCATTCAGTCCTCTATTTTCTATCGATTATATCATGAAACTATTGAATTGAGTTatataaatgttcaaaattaaaactcgcttgatttttttgtcatttttaaatatttcgtcGCTTGTATGTTATCTTGTGACAGTT from Culex quinquefasciatus strain JHB chromosome 3, VPISU_Cqui_1.0_pri_paternal, whole genome shotgun sequence includes:
- the LOC6049378 gene encoding uncharacterized protein LOC6049378; amino-acid sequence: MFYALQRFQQNTKVLVLVDYRFRRNFEITSWILSKLLKFNKVVYLDIRKVLVIWTDIDGKFAKVSSHYSDPNELFGDSARNLEGRNVTYTWRHHKGVMRSMQFDPVVRWVTETAELLQGRAQPLKNPCPISAKLFDECYTRHITSGFVDISIDSVVLNGYNRASSRTIFSNVPVIDQLIVPKGRTLPILEVFFMPYSRSVWALILGVLFTVEIISLLKPSLFKNNPMLLVVCGFEQISLHRTGIFERIVLQILVVVFVFLLNSYEIKITSLMTAKPLSKTPKTLNDLVELRINVKIDSRFNPYLAENPQIGDLVINGTIDYQDLDGVSAYNIDVNWMHYMAHVPYLDYYRRQKGYCLLQETLGSGVIGYYTAYRMPLYEHFRQSLGAFEEAGMFAHWRSEYFNSRRNPQLSSSNIVHQRWLALNQDDVILAWIALAIGFIMGGFVLSMEILGCMLLQENCKQCFLKLAVKCMEYIMSRTSKFCKIYQR